The following is a genomic window from Malus sylvestris chromosome 7, drMalSylv7.2, whole genome shotgun sequence.
GAGGACATTGACACTAAACAGGCCTCGCCAACTGAACACCCTTTCCCTTGAAATGCTCTCTCGACTCTCCCAACTGTTCCTGGCGTATGACAACAGTTCCAATGTCAAGTTGATCATTCTCAAAAGTAACGGAAGAGCATTTTGTGCCGGAGGTGACGTAGCTGCGGTGCACCGTCATTTTCTTAaaggaaatttgaaatttggtgCAATAACTAGTCAGAAGATGCTTACCTTAACCTACTTTGTAGCAACATGCACTAAACCCCAAGAATGTCTGAATTTTGCACAATGTTTCGTTTACTTTTTTATGCTCCGCCGTGGGCTATGAAGAGTCTTGCCTGGATAAAATCCAGCCAATCTCTATCCTGGTCTGGAATGATACGGTAGCCCAGGAGTTTGGATAATCTAAAGTGACCTACGAACAGTCGGTCTCACATATTATCAATCATACAACTTCCTTTCTCTCAaaaccatttaatttttttgtttacatttCTGTTAATATTCATGTTTAATTCGCCAACAGGTTTCAATTCTTAATGGGATTGCGATGGGAGGTGGCGTCGGTATTTCAATACACAGTAAATTCCGTGTAGCAACAGATAATTCAGTCTTTGCAATGCCGGAAACAGCTCTGGGATTGTTTCCCGATGT
Proteins encoded in this region:
- the LOC126630202 gene encoding probable 3-hydroxyisobutyryl-CoA hydrolase 3, whose amino-acid sequence is MLSRLSQLFLAYDNSSNVKLIILKSNGRAFCAGGDVAAVHRHFLKGNLKFGAITSQKMLTLTYFVATCTKPQECLNFAQCFVSILNGIAMGGGVGISIHSKFRVATDNSVFAMPETALGLFPDVGASYFLSRLPGFFGEYLGLTGARLNGAEMLACGLATHYVPSAKLSSLEEALKCRVASSTSSSCDLASTISAIIDEYSLKKPALSEKSAYYKRDKLMILWCFQYLTIYRY